A section of the Alkalihalobacillus sp. LMS39 genome encodes:
- the paaC gene encoding 1,2-phenylacetyl-CoA epoxidase subunit PaaC, with protein MNFQLAEQVQNDDCKKALVELLYQLADDDFITAFRGTEWLGLCPHIEEDVAFSSINQNTMGHAAMFFQLLEELGEGNADTLAHARTANERKNAIILEEVNGPGTYLDEPRFDWAFTVVRNYLYEVYKSIRIQSLKQSSYQPLANVAKSISGEHFYHLMHWDVWFKQLFSSTDEAKKRMTLQLERVWEEFGGVLSFGPEEKQMVEFGFIESEEQLTSRWLEKIDSVFNELNIPMPASKPTMNKGNGRCGVHTEELTTAIETLAEVYNVDRLAVW; from the coding sequence ATGAATTTTCAGTTAGCGGAACAAGTGCAGAACGATGACTGCAAAAAAGCACTCGTTGAATTATTGTATCAGCTAGCCGATGACGATTTCATCACGGCATTTCGCGGAACAGAATGGCTTGGTCTTTGTCCCCATATAGAAGAAGACGTAGCGTTTTCATCCATTAATCAAAACACGATGGGGCATGCTGCAATGTTCTTTCAATTGCTAGAAGAACTAGGAGAAGGAAATGCGGATACATTAGCTCATGCAAGAACAGCAAATGAACGAAAAAATGCGATTATTTTAGAAGAGGTAAATGGTCCGGGCACATACTTGGATGAGCCACGATTCGATTGGGCTTTCACAGTTGTACGAAACTACTTATATGAAGTGTATAAAAGTATTCGTATTCAATCTCTTAAACAATCATCCTATCAACCATTAGCCAATGTGGCAAAAAGTATTAGTGGTGAACATTTTTATCATCTCATGCATTGGGACGTATGGTTTAAGCAATTATTTTCGAGTACAGACGAAGCGAAAAAACGAATGACTCTCCAGTTAGAACGTGTGTGGGAAGAGTTTGGTGGTGTTCTTTCTTTTGGACCAGAAGAAAAACAAATGGTCGAGTTTGGGTTCATTGAATCTGAAGAACAATTAACCTCTCGTTGGCTTGAAAAAATAGACAGCGTTTTCAACGAATTAAATATCCCGATGCCAGCCAGCAAACCAACAATGAATAAAGGTAATGGTCGTTGTGGTGTGCATACAGAAGAATTAACTACAGCCATTGAAACATTAGCAGAAGTGTATAATGTTGACCGATTAGCTGTTTGGTAA
- the paaD gene encoding 1,2-phenylacetyl-CoA epoxidase subunit PaaD encodes MINKLTCMTQIEEALTFVKDPEIPSVSVVDLGMVYHVEAEHKNVHVKMLPTFVGCPALDIISRDIKTTIMEKVEWVTNVTVTFVFDETWTTERISEEAYEKLKSYGIAPPPRDYKEGDPWSVDCPYCGSAYTTIDNIFGPAACRSILYCKSCKNPFEAMKPIASS; translated from the coding sequence ATGATAAATAAGCTAACTTGTATGACACAAATTGAAGAAGCTCTCACCTTCGTAAAAGACCCTGAGATTCCGTCTGTAAGTGTAGTCGATCTTGGCATGGTTTATCATGTTGAGGCCGAACACAAAAATGTACATGTGAAAATGCTTCCTACTTTTGTTGGATGCCCAGCACTTGACATCATTAGCCGAGATATCAAAACAACGATAATGGAAAAAGTAGAGTGGGTCACGAATGTGACAGTCACATTTGTCTTTGATGAAACATGGACGACAGAACGAATTTCTGAAGAAGCCTATGAAAAACTAAAATCCTATGGAATTGCACCACCTCCCCGTGATTATAAAGAAGGAGACCCATGGTCGGTTGATTGTCCTTATTGTGGGTCGGCTTATACGACAATCGATAACATTTTTGGCCCTGCTGCTTGTCGCAGTATTTTATATTGTAAATCTTGTAAAAATCCATTTGAAGCGATGAAACCCATTGCTTCATCTTAA
- the paaK gene encoding phenylacetate--CoA ligase PaaK codes for MNFYSELESLHQEEIQALQLKRLQRTVQHVFTNVPFYREKLTMLNVSPDDIQSLEDIRLLPCTKKQDLRDQYPFGLFAVPKEELVRIHGSSGTSGKPTIVGYTKNDIFHWSEIVARAIVTAGGQKGDIFHNAYGYGLFTGGLGLHYGAELLGCVTVPVSGGNTDRQITLIKDFQPKIIGGTPSYVLNIAERMEELGYHPHECSLQYGIFGAEPWSEELRQTIEEKLGIKAVDIYGLSEVIGPGVSIECHEAQNGLHIAEDHFFVEVINPDTLQPVPDGEDGELVFTSLTKEALPIIRYRTGDIASITREKCVCGRTTARMSRVKGRIDDMLIIRGVNIFPSEIERYLLQLEELVPHYQIHLVKKGPLDSVELHCEMTQEFYNLLPNFDLQNEQVLLLQKKIVHSMKANCLVSMDIHIQPPKTIPRSEGKAVRIIDKRSEFVSKK; via the coding sequence ATGAACTTTTATAGTGAACTTGAATCACTACACCAAGAAGAAATTCAAGCTCTGCAGTTAAAGCGCTTACAGAGAACAGTTCAGCATGTATTTACCAATGTTCCATTTTATCGAGAAAAATTAACAATGCTGAATGTATCACCCGATGACATTCAAAGTTTAGAAGACATTCGACTTTTACCATGTACAAAAAAACAAGATTTACGTGACCAATATCCTTTTGGGTTATTCGCGGTACCAAAAGAAGAACTTGTCAGAATTCATGGTTCCTCAGGTACAAGCGGAAAACCAACAATTGTAGGATATACAAAAAATGATATCTTTCATTGGTCAGAAATTGTCGCTCGAGCCATCGTAACAGCCGGAGGACAAAAAGGAGATATCTTCCATAACGCATATGGATATGGTTTATTTACAGGTGGACTAGGACTTCATTACGGGGCTGAATTGCTCGGTTGTGTTACAGTTCCTGTTTCTGGAGGAAATACTGATAGACAAATTACACTCATTAAAGACTTTCAACCAAAAATTATTGGCGGTACCCCTTCCTATGTGCTAAATATCGCCGAAAGAATGGAAGAACTTGGATATCATCCTCATGAATGTAGTCTCCAATATGGTATATTCGGGGCAGAACCATGGTCTGAGGAATTAAGACAAACGATTGAAGAAAAACTTGGAATTAAAGCGGTTGATATTTATGGTTTAAGCGAAGTCATCGGGCCTGGCGTTTCGATCGAATGCCATGAAGCACAAAATGGTCTACATATTGCTGAAGATCACTTTTTTGTTGAAGTGATTAACCCTGACACACTTCAACCTGTTCCTGACGGGGAAGACGGGGAGCTTGTTTTTACAAGTTTAACAAAGGAAGCTCTTCCGATTATACGCTACCGTACTGGAGATATCGCTTCCATTACACGCGAAAAATGTGTTTGCGGAAGAACAACAGCGAGAATGTCGAGAGTAAAAGGGAGAATTGACGATATGCTCATTATTCGTGGCGTTAATATTTTTCCTTCTGAAATTGAAAGGTATCTTCTGCAGCTTGAAGAGCTCGTACCCCACTACCAAATCCACCTCGTAAAGAAAGGTCCATTAGACAGTGTTGAGCTCCACTGCGAAATGACCCAAGAGTTTTATAATCTGCTTCCTAATTTTGATTTACAAAATGAACAAGTTCTTTTATTACAAAAGAAAATTGTTCATTCTATGAAGGCAAATTGTCTCGTTTCGATGGATATTCACATCCAACCGCCAAAAACGATTCCACGTTCTGAAGGAAAAGCTGTTCGAATTATTGATAAACGGAGCGAATTTGTTTCCAAAAAGTAG
- a CDS encoding LysE family transporter, with the protein MDAFIHGFLLAFGLILPMGIQNIFIFNQGLTQSSYKKALPAIITASVCDTVLIIIAVSFLHLIADFFESVQGILMIGGFFFLLYIGWSIWHSSVTGNEATPPVPAKKQIIFALSVSLLNPHALLDTIGVLGTNSLPYHNEAKWLFMIAAIIVSWLYFFLLGFIGKVVGQLSENIGWRKRFNQASALMIWGLAFYMLFLI; encoded by the coding sequence ATGGACGCATTTATACACGGCTTTTTATTAGCATTCGGCTTGATTTTACCAATGGGCATTCAAAACATTTTTATTTTCAATCAAGGATTAACACAGTCTTCCTACAAAAAAGCATTACCAGCGATTATTACCGCTTCGGTCTGTGATACAGTGTTAATTATTATCGCCGTTAGCTTTTTACACTTGATTGCTGATTTTTTTGAAAGTGTGCAAGGGATTTTAATGATTGGTGGTTTTTTCTTTTTGCTTTATATCGGTTGGAGCATTTGGCATTCTTCCGTCACTGGAAATGAAGCAACCCCTCCGGTTCCTGCAAAAAAGCAAATTATATTTGCTCTTTCTGTTTCTCTTTTAAACCCGCATGCCTTGTTAGATACAATCGGAGTCCTCGGAACAAATTCTCTCCCTTATCACAATGAGGCCAAATGGCTATTTATGATTGCAGCCATTATTGTTTCTTGGCTCTATTTCTTTTTACTAGGCTTTATCGGAAAAGTCGTTGGTCAACTAAGTGAAAATATTGGGTGGAGAAAACGATTTAATCAAGCATCTGCGCTTATGATTTGGGGACTTGCTTTTTATATGCTTTTCCTTATTTAA
- a CDS encoding aldo/keto reductase produces MKVMPLEKRMITTSRLVYGCMGLGGDWNAAPITEENIKQAEEAIDAVLSIGVTMFDHADIYKRGKSEQVFGEVLKRQPQLRERIVIQSKCGIRFPEGEIPQRYDFSKDHIVNSVDGILHRLGIEQLDILLLHRPDPLIEPEDVAEAFEQLIKAGKVKHFGVSNMNAAQMRMIQAYVEDPLVVNQLELSLKRIDFLEEGVFVNQQAGTNIHFGDGIIEHCQLETIQIQAWAPLANGIYSGREMELQSEADKRTKALVTRLATEKNTTPEAIVLGWLMRHPAKIQPVIGTSHPERIGKCKEAIEIAETMTREEWYMLYETSRGMRMP; encoded by the coding sequence ATGAAAGTAATGCCATTGGAAAAAAGAATGATTACAACATCAAGACTTGTTTATGGATGTATGGGATTAGGTGGCGATTGGAATGCAGCACCGATAACTGAAGAAAATATTAAACAAGCGGAAGAAGCGATAGATGCCGTCTTGTCTATTGGTGTTACAATGTTTGACCATGCAGACATCTATAAACGTGGGAAATCTGAACAAGTTTTCGGTGAAGTATTAAAGAGGCAGCCACAATTAAGAGAAAGAATTGTGATTCAAAGCAAATGTGGGATTCGGTTTCCAGAAGGAGAAATTCCGCAGCGTTATGATTTTTCAAAAGACCATATTGTAAATTCAGTCGATGGGATTTTACATCGGTTAGGCATAGAACAGCTTGATATATTGTTATTACATAGACCTGATCCACTAATAGAACCAGAAGATGTGGCTGAAGCGTTCGAACAGTTGATAAAAGCAGGGAAAGTGAAGCATTTCGGTGTGTCGAATATGAATGCAGCGCAAATGAGAATGATTCAAGCATATGTAGAAGACCCACTTGTTGTGAATCAACTAGAATTGAGTTTAAAACGAATTGACTTCCTAGAAGAAGGTGTCTTTGTCAATCAACAAGCAGGTACAAACATTCATTTTGGGGATGGGATTATCGAGCATTGTCAATTGGAAACAATTCAAATCCAAGCATGGGCGCCGTTAGCGAATGGCATATATTCCGGTCGGGAAATGGAGCTACAAAGTGAAGCAGATAAACGGACAAAAGCATTAGTAACAAGACTAGCAACAGAAAAAAACACAACGCCGGAAGCGATTGTGCTTGGTTGGTTAATGCGTCATCCTGCCAAAATCCAACCTGTGATTGGAACGAGTCACCCTGAACGAATTGGAAAATGTAAAGAGGCTATTGAAATAGCAGAAACGATGACAAGAGAAGAATGGTATATGTTATACGAAACTTCAAGAGGAATGAGAATGCCATAA
- a CDS encoding PLP-dependent aminotransferase family protein — MELSWKPNRKNKVPIYLQIKEYIIEKIKYGEWPVGTVLPSQRKLAQMVGVNRSTVVQAYEELMSEGLIEGVEGKETKVINTTWNIFAKDAKITDWNYYVKNSLFEPNKVFIQKINKAEFNPNIIRLGTGELSPHLLPVTQMKEIVSSLQIDPTHLRYEEPKGSIQLRMALSEHIQAFGIKASPSNILIVSGGLQAFQLIANGLLRPQSKILVESPSYLFSLNLFQSLQMTLIDVPLDKMTEQMSIIKKMKEQHNASMLYTIPTFHNPTSFSYSEEQRKQIVSLCQSIQLPLIEDDVYRELWIDEPPPRALKSFDYAGNILYVGSASKIISPGLRIGWVVGPDYVIDRLADLKMQTDYGTSSISQAILHQWLEQKHWYTDHVHKVRNELRKRRDFMVGCLQQYFSELASWTKPTGSFYIWLRLNQPISPTLLFERLLERNILIHPGAIYQEKGGVHLRLSYSYESKENMEFALRELATIIREKT; from the coding sequence ATGGAGCTATCGTGGAAACCAAATCGAAAAAATAAAGTCCCAATTTATTTACAAATTAAAGAATACATAATAGAAAAAATTAAATATGGTGAATGGCCAGTTGGTACCGTGCTCCCATCACAAAGAAAATTAGCACAGATGGTAGGGGTAAATAGAAGTACAGTTGTGCAAGCGTATGAAGAGTTAATGAGTGAAGGATTAATTGAAGGGGTGGAAGGGAAAGAAACAAAGGTAATTAACACAACATGGAACATATTCGCAAAAGACGCAAAAATAACAGATTGGAACTATTATGTAAAAAATAGTTTATTTGAACCAAACAAAGTATTTATACAAAAAATAAACAAAGCAGAGTTTAATCCGAATATCATTCGGTTAGGAACGGGAGAACTTTCCCCCCATTTGCTTCCTGTTACACAAATGAAGGAGATTGTCTCTTCATTACAGATTGATCCTACTCATTTACGTTATGAAGAACCAAAAGGCTCGATTCAATTACGAATGGCATTATCAGAACATATTCAAGCTTTTGGAATAAAAGCATCACCTTCAAACATACTAATTGTTTCTGGTGGATTACAAGCCTTTCAATTAATTGCAAATGGCCTATTACGACCGCAATCAAAAATACTAGTCGAATCTCCTTCTTATTTATTTTCATTAAACCTTTTTCAGTCATTACAGATGACACTTATCGATGTCCCACTTGATAAAATGACGGAACAAATGTCGATTATTAAAAAAATGAAAGAACAGCATAACGCCAGTATGTTATATACAATTCCAACGTTTCATAATCCAACAAGCTTTAGTTATAGTGAAGAACAGCGAAAACAAATCGTCTCATTATGCCAATCGATTCAACTTCCTCTAATCGAAGACGATGTTTACCGAGAATTGTGGATTGATGAACCACCACCACGGGCACTTAAATCTTTTGATTATGCAGGTAATATTCTTTATGTTGGTAGTGCGTCTAAAATCATTAGTCCTGGTTTGCGTATTGGTTGGGTTGTGGGACCTGATTATGTGATTGACCGACTGGCTGATTTGAAAATGCAAACAGATTATGGAACGAGTTCAATCTCACAAGCCATCTTACATCAATGGCTTGAACAAAAGCATTGGTATACCGATCATGTTCATAAAGTGAGAAACGAGCTTCGAAAAAGACGTGATTTTATGGTCGGTTGTTTACAGCAATATTTTTCTGAACTAGCCTCATGGACGAAACCAACGGGTTCATTTTATATTTGGCTTCGTTTGAATCAACCTATTTCGCCAACACTATTATTTGAAAGATTGCTAGAAAGGAATATTCTTATTCATCCAGGGGCAATTTATCAAGAAAAAGGAGGAGTCCACCTCCGCTTATCCTATTCGTATGAAAGTAAAGAGAATATGGAGTTTGCTCTGCGAGAATTAGCGACAATAATAAGAGAAAAAACATAA
- the paaB gene encoding 1,2-phenylacetyl-CoA epoxidase subunit PaaB codes for MDEKRSYINQFYDEYVVFSRKTPSAHMQEQYTLLAPNQEIALVMAQENFMRREPVCDVWVVKSSDIRRLSSEERQSVTRLKNKEYRETKGYGYLRKKWREKEQDMLDEKEIMSWSKGAKP; via the coding sequence ATGGACGAAAAGAGAAGTTATATTAACCAGTTTTATGATGAATATGTTGTGTTTAGCCGGAAAACACCTTCAGCCCATATGCAAGAGCAATATACGTTACTTGCACCGAACCAAGAGATTGCCCTTGTCATGGCACAAGAAAACTTTATGCGAAGAGAGCCGGTTTGTGATGTGTGGGTTGTGAAATCTTCGGATATTCGCAGACTCTCTTCAGAGGAACGTCAAAGCGTTACTCGTTTAAAAAATAAAGAATATCGAGAAACAAAAGGCTACGGTTATTTACGTAAAAAGTGGCGTGAAAAAGAACAAGATATGTTGGATGAAAAAGAGATTATGTCGTGGTCAAAGGGGGCAAAGCCATGA
- a CDS encoding class I SAM-dependent methyltransferase → MGKASHIFIDNMEKYKDPVRYDKEYEQHQAEIPLLLEWAKKQGGPVIDLACGTGRATIPLARSGISMIGIDLNEGMLERAKQKANEQHISILWSLQDCSAFSIGCKSPFIYMIGNSFQHFLTNESQSTLLRSVYQHLSDNGIFLFGVRFPTVNELQSGTIHKKVCHDAEGRQVTEYNQKEYDALTQVVLSTTIKVTKEHTGVESVEKESISLRYVFPLELDRIVKESGFSVLAKYGCWNKSPLATNSKEMIYLCQK, encoded by the coding sequence ATGGGTAAGGCAAGTCATATTTTCATTGATAACATGGAGAAATACAAGGATCCCGTGCGATATGATAAAGAGTATGAACAGCATCAAGCGGAAATTCCATTGCTTTTAGAGTGGGCGAAGAAACAAGGTGGTCCTGTCATTGATTTGGCATGTGGTACAGGAAGAGCGACCATTCCATTGGCGAGATCAGGAATTTCAATGATTGGCATTGATTTAAATGAAGGAATGTTAGAAAGAGCCAAACAAAAAGCAAATGAGCAACATATCTCTATTTTATGGTCTTTGCAAGATTGTTCGGCTTTTTCCATTGGTTGTAAAAGCCCATTTATTTATATGATTGGAAACTCTTTTCAACATTTTTTAACAAATGAATCGCAATCAACGCTTTTACGATCCGTATATCAACATTTATCCGACAATGGCATATTTCTCTTTGGGGTACGCTTTCCAACTGTAAATGAATTGCAAAGCGGGACAATACATAAAAAGGTTTGTCATGATGCTGAAGGAAGGCAAGTGACAGAATATAATCAAAAAGAATATGATGCTCTTACCCAAGTCGTTCTTTCAACAACGATAAAAGTAACCAAAGAACATACGGGTGTGGAATCGGTCGAAAAGGAAAGTATCTCTTTACGGTATGTATTTCCTCTAGAACTAGACCGCATTGTCAAAGAAAGTGGCTTTTCTGTCTTGGCGAAATATGGTTGTTGGAATAAATCACCACTCGCAACAAATAGCAAAGAAATGATTTATTTATGTCAAAAATAA
- the paaA gene encoding 1,2-phenylacetyl-CoA epoxidase subunit PaaA, with the protein MAVEMKYDDPIQQKKYEDFLSHIESGGKIEADDWMPEDYRNTLIKLISMHAISEIMGALPEKEWTPKAPSLKRKLGIMAKVQDEMGHGQLLLRVAEDLMKPIGKNREDIMRDLFSGDLKFHNVFHMKTKTWADAGLVGWLVDGAAIITQTNMLDASYAPYARALKRIAAEEVFHAQHGEAIIMALSEGTEQQKEMVQEALTRWWPALLMFFGPPSAKTTGTSKQDTTIKYKIRKNTNEELRQYFFTKYVPRVLSLGLTIPDETISYNEATGEWTYQQPDWSEFKQIISNNGPMSKERLRLRKLSYDNNEWVREALGATAILQ; encoded by the coding sequence ATGGCGGTTGAAATGAAATACGACGACCCGATTCAACAAAAGAAATATGAAGACTTTCTTTCGCACATTGAGTCAGGCGGCAAAATCGAAGCTGATGATTGGATGCCTGAGGATTATCGAAATACATTAATTAAATTGATTTCGATGCATGCGATTAGCGAAATAATGGGAGCGCTTCCAGAGAAAGAATGGACACCGAAAGCCCCATCATTAAAACGAAAATTAGGCATCATGGCAAAAGTACAAGATGAAATGGGGCATGGTCAACTATTATTACGAGTGGCAGAAGATTTAATGAAGCCAATCGGGAAAAATCGTGAAGATATTATGAGAGATTTATTCAGTGGTGATTTAAAGTTTCATAATGTGTTTCATATGAAAACAAAAACATGGGCTGATGCCGGGTTGGTCGGCTGGTTAGTCGATGGCGCAGCCATTATTACACAAACAAATATGCTTGATGCTTCTTATGCACCATATGCTCGAGCATTAAAGCGGATTGCCGCAGAAGAAGTCTTTCATGCTCAGCATGGAGAAGCCATTATTATGGCACTTTCAGAAGGAACAGAACAGCAAAAAGAAATGGTTCAAGAAGCTCTGACGCGTTGGTGGCCTGCCCTATTAATGTTTTTTGGACCACCTTCTGCAAAAACCACGGGGACTTCGAAACAAGATACAACGATAAAATATAAAATTCGAAAAAACACGAATGAAGAATTACGACAATACTTTTTTACAAAATATGTCCCCCGCGTTCTTTCACTTGGATTAACGATTCCTGATGAGACCATTTCCTATAATGAAGCAACAGGTGAATGGACATATCAACAACCTGATTGGTCAGAATTTAAACAAATTATTTCCAATAACGGTCCTATGTCAAAAGAGCGTTTGCGATTACGCAAACTGTCCTATGACAATAACGAGTGGGTTCGTGAAGCATTAGGAGCAACAGCCATTTTACAATAA
- a CDS encoding electron transport protein has product MNVKRIYLIGACISLFVLTYHLLDITYGYIPKQNEVLNERTTEFQELVKYDVMGVFISPEEAKEIEQTKAGKELLQPQSGAIEVNERLVKDGRKSFYVETFDNEIFMTDVLGFVDGPLRIKNVLKAILELKGEGTTNLRVELAEDFEVGEKKWKKGDKVNTGLDVAAGGLTPLGVPISFSDGRVRVGISCALCHASVDEKTGKVMEGVPNNDLDTGLLLALGTNSAAHFPTANIESLQDYITDTKRSVTNSKGKKEALPDPDLFEKAVDESFLKWPKGSFDTSADMSSNPTQIPDVFTLGDHPYSWNGFAGIGPFKGLTTFNNKVHSFNSDTLSMAEHSEGLHDIDKEVFVGTILQRASHRKYRYDVESEKKPSQFFNEIDENPGAPGTNQSVAPPNFPKLSMFNPNGTIVTNKGNPIGYENNSMSAFQNSLVPPKLHRQVRADVLATGEEVFKRAGCISCHAGPTFTNHQIIPVEDIKTEPSRAEAMKAVQELLGDSLMYSPDTVKPIPENPTILRIPEEHRTKEQQNLAFSIGSKGGYKVKGLIGLAYTPPYLHDGGVAVGDDINHDIGVPGTLLEGKTPNAYNSLVAMVDQELRDKVIEANRSNPDLRDVHVEGVGHEFWVDETTGFTKEEQEALVEYLLSLTEAKEDKKNKK; this is encoded by the coding sequence GTGAATGTAAAAAGGATATATTTGATAGGTGCTTGCATTTCATTATTTGTATTAACGTACCATTTACTTGATATTACATATGGTTATATTCCAAAGCAAAACGAAGTGTTAAATGAACGAACTACGGAGTTTCAAGAACTGGTGAAATATGATGTCATGGGTGTTTTTATCTCACCAGAAGAAGCAAAAGAAATTGAACAAACAAAGGCAGGTAAAGAGTTACTACAGCCTCAGTCTGGAGCGATTGAAGTAAATGAGCGACTGGTGAAAGATGGAAGGAAAAGTTTCTATGTGGAAACATTTGATAATGAAATTTTTATGACGGATGTTCTAGGTTTTGTCGATGGACCATTACGGATAAAAAACGTTCTTAAAGCGATATTGGAATTGAAAGGGGAAGGGACAACGAATTTAAGAGTGGAATTAGCTGAAGATTTTGAAGTGGGAGAAAAGAAATGGAAAAAGGGAGACAAAGTAAATACCGGTTTAGATGTAGCAGCAGGAGGATTAACTCCTTTAGGGGTACCCATTTCGTTTTCTGATGGAAGGGTAAGAGTCGGCATTAGTTGCGCACTATGTCATGCGTCAGTGGATGAAAAAACAGGAAAAGTGATGGAGGGAGTACCGAATAACGATTTAGATACAGGACTATTATTAGCTCTTGGCACGAATTCTGCTGCCCATTTTCCTACAGCGAATATTGAATCACTGCAAGACTATATAACAGATACGAAACGAAGTGTCACGAATTCCAAAGGGAAAAAAGAAGCGCTCCCTGACCCTGATTTATTCGAAAAAGCGGTGGATGAGTCGTTTTTAAAATGGCCAAAAGGGAGCTTTGACACTTCAGCAGATATGTCATCGAACCCGACACAAATACCGGATGTATTTACATTAGGTGATCACCCGTATAGCTGGAATGGATTTGCAGGAATTGGTCCTTTTAAAGGATTAACAACGTTTAATAACAAAGTACATTCCTTTAATTCCGATACACTGTCAATGGCAGAGCATAGTGAAGGGTTACATGATATTGATAAAGAAGTGTTTGTGGGAACAATCTTACAGCGAGCATCTCATCGGAAATATAGATATGATGTTGAGAGTGAAAAGAAGCCTTCTCAATTTTTCAATGAAATTGACGAGAACCCTGGTGCACCAGGAACAAACCAAAGTGTCGCTCCACCTAATTTTCCGAAATTGTCGATGTTTAATCCGAACGGTACGATTGTGACCAATAAAGGAAATCCAATCGGTTATGAAAATAATTCTATGTCAGCTTTTCAAAATTCATTAGTTCCTCCTAAATTACATCGTCAAGTTAGAGCGGATGTACTTGCCACGGGTGAAGAGGTATTTAAGAGAGCAGGATGTATTTCATGTCATGCTGGACCTACGTTTACAAATCATCAAATCATTCCAGTGGAAGATATTAAAACGGAGCCGTCTCGGGCGGAAGCAATGAAAGCAGTTCAAGAATTATTAGGTGACTCGTTAATGTATTCACCAGATACGGTTAAACCAATTCCAGAAAACCCGACAATTTTACGAATACCAGAGGAACACAGAACTAAAGAACAACAAAACCTAGCTTTTTCTATCGGATCAAAAGGAGGATATAAAGTTAAAGGGTTGATTGGATTAGCCTATACTCCTCCGTATTTGCATGATGGTGGTGTTGCAGTTGGAGATGATATTAATCATGATATAGGCGTACCAGGCACGTTGTTGGAAGGAAAAACCCCTAATGCTTACAACAGTCTTGTCGCGATGGTTGATCAAGAGTTGCGAGACAAAGTAATTGAAGCGAATCGGTCAAATCCTGACTTACGTGATGTTCATGTTGAAGGGGTGGGGCATGAGTTTTGGGTAGATGAAACAACCGGGTTTACGAAAGAAGAGCAAGAAGCTTTAGTTGAATATTTGCTATCATTAACAGAAGCAAAAGAGGATAAAAAGAATAAAAAGTAA